The genome window aagcaAACTTATTTTTTTACTAATTGCTTCATTATATGGTCACCTAGGAAAGatgataaatttcatattgaacaaaaaTGTGTCCataatttgattagtttttataatcaacctaatttacccccctcttaggttgtcttcgggcCTTACACGGACGTTGAATTTAATTGATTACATTAATAGTCTAAAAGAGCTGTTTTCTATATGTAAGTGAGTAAGTacttttcatttacttttaaaatTTGCATTAGCTACGAGTAGGATATTCTCCGTCCATATGAATTtgcttgtgtttttttttttaatgagaacgaaattttaattgaaaatttttttaaaaaaactagcatatatatatatatatatatatatatatatatatgtatgtatgtatatgtgtatatcgatatatatacatatattttatacaaataaagatatatgcatatattttatatatgcatatatataccCTACACACATGCACACACATATATGTGTATGTGCGTGCGTGCGTGCGTGCGCACGTGCTAGCGTGTGCGCATGTGTTATCCTTGCCTTTTAAAACtgaaataaaaattatctacCCAAAGATTATGCATGTCCGCTGCTTGTGGATATGATAAATTTTGCGTAAAAGTAGAACATGCAATTAgttattttctcataaaaattTGGTAGCATCACGGATATTGTGACTTTGAGGTtacataaataaacaaatatttaaattcattttaggAAAACCGCATAATTATATAAGAATTAGGATGTGGATACACCTAACATTTTAAGGATATAGGAAATGGAATAATGATCAATAAAGATGAATTGATAGTTGAGAATTATATGTAAATCTTCAACATCAAAATGTATGTGTTGCTATTGTCCTTTCTTTTAATGAGTAGATTGGGTACTTGGGTTTTACCAATCTTGTCAACTAACTAATTGATCAAATGTTAGAATCACAGTCTCCCTCTTTACAATAAAATTGCTATTAGTTATTAATTTCTCTCTGTTTTAACATCTTTACGTCCTCTAAATTAATTGTGATCTACTtataaaaatttagaattaCTTTGCCTTGCACAATTCATGCGGTTTTCCACTGCTAGATTCAGAAGTCCTTAGTCATTTAAAAATAATGGTTTTACTTGTTTAGTGCATTAATGTGTGTAGAAATAAGAACTATAATAGTATATTTACATGTACTGGTTAATTGGATCTTTCCCAGTTAACTCCCAATGTATCagcaaaaaaataattaaagatgAGTTAGCATGAACAAAAATCATTCTACAACAAACACTAGTTATCAATGTGTCACTAGTTGCATAATATACATTCTCATAAACAAATTGTAGAAATAAATCTCTACCCACAGGCACCAACTCCCTTACGTGTGCAAAATGCAACaagaaattacccataaaattttttaattaacaGTATCATAAGCATAAAGTTATTAAACTGAAAAATCTTGAACAAtgataaaaattgttaggataagaaaatattttcaaattttgtggaGAATTAGCAATAATTCTTTTTGGAATTGATTAATGAAAGTCCATTAAGGCATCCATTATAATCCTTCCTGAGATTCAACATAGACCTAAAGCCAtacatttctttaatttttcgtACTCAGTTCACTGAAATCcatttcaaaatcaataaaccTACACTAAACCTTTGATTGCTTATGTTTagcatttttcaaatttctatTGATGTTCAAGAATTAAAAACAGTGCTAAGGATAGTATCAATGATAAGAgacatattttcatttttttttcaatagtttTAAATATGTACGTGCAATTTACGTGGCTATTCCataagtttttcttatttttcctttaaatatATGTCTTATACCCATTAATTCTTACCACAATAGGGAATTATATGAGTAAGAGGTAAAAGAACAAGGGCTGCATTCAGCAATACCCCCAAAATTAGGGAAGAATATTATTAGTCGACGCGAGTAATTAacaatatttaatttttaagtttaaaTTCAAAACATGTATAGAACTTTTCTGGTTAACCAAGTTACTACAACAGTAACCACAACCATAGAATAAAGCAAAAGTTTGtataagagaaaaggaaaataatccACTAAAACTTGGTGAGTTTCAAGAGAGGTGCAACTATTGCAAGAACTATTTGCTAAAAGGTTTTGAAGTTTACATCTACAAAATCTTCTGTGGTTCTGCTTTGTTAGATGTTATGATATGTAGATTTTACTTGataaattagaagaaaaataggTTCCAATTAAGTAGCAAAGACAAGTCAGATCTATGTCAGAGGATGGTTGATATGAAAAGTTAACACAATTATAAGTGATGATGAATTCATATCCAAAGTTCCATTAGTAGTAATTCTTTTAAAAAGTTAGACATGCAATTAATTATTTGATTATAGAATTAATTCTGGTAGCATCTGAgagaaatttgtaattttgagAGTTATAAATGCAATAAATATCTAAATTTATACTCTTTATCCCTTAAAGGTTTAACAAACTAACTATGTATCCAAAACATATCAGGTATGCGTGTCTAAAACAAAGGGACacgggaaattttttttttttttaaaaaaaaaaggttagaaaGAATTGATATTTAGGAATTATCAATAATTTTCAATATCAAAGTTCAAgtaattttctcattctacTTTCTCTTAATGGGAAGATTGGTAAGGTACTTGGCCTTACCAATCTTATGGTCTAACTAATCGATCTCATGTTAGAATCATAATCTCTTTCTTTCTAAAGTAATTATTTCTCTCTCTTTAAGAAGTTTACATCCTCtaaatcaaattttaatttaatttatttatgacTCAAGAGGTATCTAATCTTGTGCTCCCTCCATCCCATAAAGTAAGTTTTATTAGGATCAATATATAGTTGTATGTAAACCCAAAACAATAGCAAGATGAATCAAAACGTTTGCATGCAGGAGCTATTGTTAAGAACGatgaattactatttcattAACAGCATTTAACCAACCTGGCAACCAATGATTTCGACCCCGCATTGGAGATAAAAATGCATTGAACCCATATGAAATTTTACCATGAGTTCGATTAGGATTTGCTTCTCTCCAAGGTGCCAAAGGCAAGCATAACATCATTAATGAGATATAATAGTTTCTTTATGGTCTAACATTCTTGCCAATACattcttttcattttgttctGGATTGTAATCTCTAATGAAAAATATAGTTCCATGGACAAAATCGTCTGTTTATGACGCATCTTGTAATGTATTGGCGATGAGTATATAATGCAGTTTGAATAGCAAAATTTTTTGTGCTATGAATGAATATACAGGTAAAGAGTACATGTATTGAGTTATCAAGGAAGTAATAATACCAAAAGAAGTTACAGCAAAACTTAATTAAAAATGAAGTGAATTATTAATTGTATAACAATGACCCTCTGCTCCGCGTCCcaattaggggtggcaattttcgacacgacctgaaagcacgacacgaacctaacacgaaattaatggctttgggttgaggtttcgggagttcgggtcagaatcgggttgaacccgatgaacccgaaaagaaagcaggtcgatttcgggtcaacccgtggtgacctgatatgacccgatatgacccgtttacgaattaaaaataatttaataaacataaaaataattttatctaactaaactaagttattctttttttccaaaggcattaattacttaatcctaaatgaatttatttaatttgtgtgaagttgaaattattatatttggataaatattattttttgcttttatactgttttaatttattttatattttgtttgggataaaacacttttacggtgtttaatttattttagatttggtttggaattacttattttaaatttttattacttgattatgtaattagttttgcgagaaattgattttattaaaaattacagtaataaattaaaattaagtttcgagttatttcgggtcgacccgccaacccgaaattttcgggttcgggtcagcatacctgatcCGTTACGGGTtgacgggtcgggttcgggtcaacagattttctgacggGTCGGGTCAGGatccgacccgccaacctgatttagACCCGATTGCCATCCCTAGTCCCAATCATCTCTTGAAGGAATATGTATATCTAAAAGGTCGAAACAACTAAAGATTTAGACCATCACGTACTATTAAATTTCAAAACTATCGTTTGTATTTTTCACATGATAAGATGTATTTTATGGACAAAATAATATAGTAAAAAGtcacaaacaaataaataagggAGTGTCAATAACATTTCTCTTGTTCCtattttgcatttcattttttttttctttctcgtACTACTACAATACATTTCCTAATTTTATACCATTTGTAAGTTATGCAATGAAGTTTCCATGAATTGGCACATTAACCCTGGGCAGATTTTAACAAACTGACTATTATACCACTTCTGTGACGTGAAAATCAAGTgggattaaattaaattaaattaaatagttTAGTTGCTGTATTGACAAATTTTTCCTCGTACAAAAGTTTCCTTTATTTTAGTTGGGGAACCTCAGCTGCTGCCGGCTATCGGCGAAGACCACCAGATTGAGTACCACCTATTCCTACTGATTTTGCTCCGCCAGAATCTTCAATTTCCCTTGAACCCAAAAGATTATATATATAGCAAAATGCGTTGGTCCCCTTTTCTGGGGATCCCACTTGTCATTGCTCTCatatcttttctcttcttcaagaTTTTTCCGCTCAGCTCATTGATTAGCAGCCCACCACCATTACAGCCTGTAAAgaatttctgggtttttgttacttttttttgggtttgatcAGTATTCTTGTTCAAAAAGATGCATAAAAATGCTGTCTTGATGTTGATTTCTTGTGCAGAGACTATTCAGTGCAGAAGAGCTGTCTTTTTACAATGGCTCTGATCCTCAGCTGCCCATATACCTTGCCATTGTTGGGTAATTAATTAATCTCCTTTTTCTCCGGTTGATCAAATTTCTATTAGTTCTTGTGTTTTGTTGAGTTTTTTATGGTTGGTTTTGTTGGGAATTAATCAAAATCAGGTCAGTGTTCGATGTAACAAAAGGAAAGAGTCATTACGGTGCTGGAGGGGGTTACAATCATTTTGCTGGAAGGTATATTTATTTTACATTTTGTGTTTCATATTCTTGATTCTATAATTTGCTATGTTGAATTAGTAGTTTTTCAACTTGTTACTGTATTATCCAATTGCATATTTTGGCTCGAGTCGTCAATCTGTTCAAAATATTCAAGTGTAGAAGCTGTATGAGATTGATGCATATGACATTTTTAGTATGTTTGAATTCGCTTTGCTACTGTTCTTGGTGTGTGTACTAAGACCTTTCGCTCTGAAAATTCTTTTATGTAGGGATGCTTCTAGGGCATTTGTTTCGGGAAATTTTACAGGTATATAGTTTGTTAAGTAACAATTTAATAACTTTGTTGCTCTGAGGTGTACATGTTTGTAAGTTGAGAAGGCCTTTGATTTGAACAGTGGTCGTGGAAATTTAGCCGCTAGGTTATTGATGTGGTGAGTTAGGCGAAACAAATTTTGGCATTCATTTGATCTGCTACTTGGTAAGATACTGGAGTTCTGCAATGAATTCTGAGTCTAAATTTACAATCTGTGTGGGTTAGAACTTAACCCAGAAATGTAAATGACTTAGGGAATGGAGGTTGGAGTTGCACATAAGGCATTTACAAAAGGCATTGTTTTCAATTGAGCTTGACTTTTCtcatattattttacttttcgCAGACATAAGtcaaattcttatgattaaattCTCATTGCAGAGATCTGTTTGGAGTAGTGATTTTGTTCTTTCCTGTCCATAAAACTTCAAAAGCAACATGCTTTTGTAGTTCATTCTGTCTATATGTAAGTGTGTTTAATAATTATGAAAAGGAATTTGTTGATTACAATGATCTGACCACATTAACAGAATTGCTACATTAGTCCAAGGCTGTCATTATGGCAAATTAGTCCTATTTCTTTCCTATACATCATCTTTTTTTCATCAAATATTTGAATATAGATTCTTGAATAGTACTGGAGGAGTAACCAGGATGGGTATTTATTGAAGTTACTAATGTGTGTGACACCTGTAGAACACTGTATTCCAAAGTTCATTTTGTATATATCCAGCATGGTTGCATGCATATGCTATAACTTTCCAACTTATTTAGGCCCAAAAAATTGATGTGATGTTTCTTTAGGCAAAATTAGTGCACGCCTGTTGCTACCAAAATTGCAGGAATTTGGGTGGTCTGCAATGGCATCCATTTTCCATTGCATCACTACCACTGTGAATTTTGGGTGTGAAATTCTTATCTTTCCTATGCTCAATTCCAGTTTTTATTTCTTGTTGATTATTGCTCGAGTTACTTGTgcgcttcttttcctttttgtgaaTTACCTATCATTTATGCTCAGGGGATGGACTTACTGATTCACTGCAGGGTCTATCCAGTCCTGAGGTAATCCAGTGTACTTTTTTTTCACTGTTCTCTTTTTGTGCTGTTATTGTGATTGCTATCTCTACATATTATCTATTTGTGTGTCAATAGCTTTACAGAACTATATCTTTTTCAAAACCAAGAGTCATTGATTAAGTTATATCTTTCTTAATTGGTTATAATTTCAATGAAGTTGGCTATTGGTCTTGTGAgttggttttcttttggttgTGTTAATCTTTATGAACTTATCTCCTATGCAGTCCATCTGCTGACCCTTTAACAACTATTTTGCATAACAATGAAGTCGCTATACTTGTACTAGTTGCAGTTGTCTGCACAACTTGATCTGATGACATCTATGAATATAGTGGAGTTTCCTTTACTAATCACTGTAGATGAGCTTGATGGTTatcttgcattttcatttgtgtAGGTTAAAAGTGTTGTTGACTGGCGTGATTTCTATTTCAAAACTTACATGTAAGTAATGCATATCAATGCACTTTTAAATTTACATTTTGGCAGGAAATACTATCTCCCCTTGGTGCATCTCCCTCCCTTCAATGAGCCTTTCCTTTCATAATTTTGTATAGCTTTCCCTTGTCTAAACTTGACGAGGGCTTCAGGGAAGAGATGTTCTCAGTAGATATAGGATTTGGGGCTCCATAAAAATGACACAGTTATATAGTAAAGCATCTGGTAAAAAAGATCTGAATTCTGCTTTAAGCGAAAGTTCATTGCAACTGCAATAATCTACTGTCTTTTTGTACATTAGTACCAGACATCTAACGCTGCTTCTCATACTGTGGTCGTGCGTGCAACATATTTTGTATGATTCTTCTCATCCCCTAATCAACCATGAATCTCTCCCATCTGCAAACCAAGATTCTTTTTCGCTTTCGTGTTCGAATAAGATAAGATATTCTAAAAGTATTAGCCTTTCTGTAAATCTTTTCAAGCTTGTTACTTGATTGAGCCAAGTGTACTAGAAAAGTTCACCTGCAATTTCTTGGAGGGTCCCTAGCATTGTTTGCAAAATCAGTTGAGCCAACTATTTCCAGTCATACATACCTAATCTGTCTGTGTACTGCCAGTCATGATCCCCCCcgcttccccccccccccaaaaaaaaaccaaattcgGAAAAAGGTCTGAAATGATAGAAAACACTTATTTCAACATGTTTGCCCCCAGCACGCTTTTTCTATATCGTGAGGAGTGAAAAATGATTCTGAGTTAAAAAAGTAAGAATTAAGGACTCGAAGATTGTGAAtatggattttgaaaaaaattggctGTCTCACTAGGATTGTTGATAACTCCTATTTGAAAAGTTTTGGTTCATAGGACTAAGGACATTAAAGATAGTTGGTAACTAAGATGTCCTCTTACTAGATATGAGGAATTTCTGTCAGAAACCTATATGGACCACCAAAACTCCCAGAGGAATTGATTATTTTACATGGAATGCAGCGAGGGATAGCCAGATTACTAAAATAGATAGTGGAATAAAATATACCTTTTGGATATTTTATTATGTGTAATAAGACAGGGGA of Coffea arabica cultivar ET-39 chromosome 5c, Coffea Arabica ET-39 HiFi, whole genome shotgun sequence contains these proteins:
- the LOC113691093 gene encoding membrane-associated progesterone-binding protein 4 isoform X1; the protein is MRWSPFLGIPLVIALISFLFFKIFPLSSLISSPPPLQPRLFSAEELSFYNGSDPQLPIYLAIVGSVFDVTKGKSHYGAGGGYNHFAGRDASRAFVSGNFTGDGLTDSLQGLSSPEVKSVVDWRDFYFKTYIYVGKLDGRYYDSKGNPTKYLKGVEAKAARGAQLLEKQKDEEAKVPSCNSRWSQDEGSEVWCDDGYPRLVQRPIEIALTGKMSKRCACYKEDELEQAGLEVYEGCDFFAKKCRI